One genomic region from Deltaproteobacteria bacterium encodes:
- a CDS encoding porin, with the protein MGLVRLPLVVVAAAAALATSLGHADAEELDHRLGAASASELTGGVRTAPKTFTLGAYAEVCYQWNFNTPGNDLTNYRGFDNRHNSFTLPNVAFDAQWDYKGVVGRVTLQVGHTASTYYGAEPGRSGAAGANASGPELWRFVQQAYVGYRIPVGRGLLVQAGLFLSPIGPEGIAVRDNWNWSRSTLFFALPYYHTGLRVSYPLSDRWALTLAAYNGWNSVVDNNAEKSISLQATYTRPERLALSVLYFVGVEREREAREGRAWRHLLDAHATWDVVPRLSLLLHLDGGLEPNAMGLSAWIGAALYARVKLLRWLYLAARGDALYERVPAGATAVFYPASWVASGTGTVELRPHERVVFRLEYRHDHGARDLYFAGAVQGAGTPTAPYLPNRRYQDTLTVGATTWF; encoded by the coding sequence GTGGGACTCGTCCGCCTCCCTCTCGTCGTCGTGGCCGCTGCCGCGGCGCTAGCCACCTCGCTCGGCCATGCCGACGCCGAGGAGCTCGACCATCGCCTCGGTGCGGCCAGCGCGAGCGAGCTCACGGGCGGCGTACGGACGGCGCCCAAGACCTTCACCCTCGGGGCCTACGCCGAGGTCTGCTACCAGTGGAACTTCAACACGCCCGGGAACGACCTCACGAACTACCGGGGTTTCGACAACCGCCATAACAGCTTCACGCTCCCCAACGTGGCCTTCGACGCCCAGTGGGACTACAAGGGAGTCGTCGGCCGCGTGACCTTGCAGGTTGGCCACACCGCGAGCACCTACTACGGCGCCGAACCCGGGCGGTCGGGGGCGGCGGGGGCGAACGCTTCGGGACCCGAGCTCTGGAGGTTCGTGCAGCAGGCCTACGTGGGCTACCGGATCCCCGTCGGGCGGGGGCTCCTCGTGCAGGCCGGACTCTTCCTCTCGCCGATCGGGCCGGAGGGGATCGCCGTGCGCGACAACTGGAACTGGTCTCGCTCGACGCTCTTCTTCGCGTTGCCCTACTACCACACGGGCCTGCGCGTGAGCTATCCGCTCTCGGATAGGTGGGCTCTGACGCTCGCGGCGTACAACGGCTGGAACAGCGTGGTCGACAACAACGCCGAGAAGTCCATCTCGCTCCAGGCGACCTACACGCGGCCCGAGCGCCTGGCGCTCAGCGTGCTCTACTTCGTGGGAGTGGAGCGCGAGCGCGAGGCGAGGGAGGGTCGGGCCTGGCGGCATCTTCTCGACGCGCACGCGACGTGGGACGTGGTGCCTCGCCTCTCTCTGCTCCTGCACCTCGACGGCGGGCTCGAGCCCAACGCGATGGGTCTGAGCGCCTGGATCGGGGCGGCGCTCTACGCGCGGGTGAAGCTCCTGCGGTGGCTCTACCTGGCGGCACGGGGTGATGCCCTCTACGAGCGCGTCCCCGCGGGTGCGACCGCGGTCTTCTACCCCGCCTCCTGGGTCGCCTCGGGGACGGGGACTGTCGAGCTACGCCCGCACGAGCGCGTGGTCTTCCGGCTCGAGTACCGCCACGACCACGGCGCGCGTGACCTCTACTTCGCGGGGGCCGTCCAAGGTGCGGGGACGCCCACCGCGCCCTATCTACCCAATCGGCGCTACCAGGACACGCTCACCGTAGGCGCGACCACCTGGTTCTGA
- a CDS encoding SDR family NAD(P)-dependent oxidoreductase, which translates to MASPEALYGAGTSILITGASSGIGAVLAEHLAQYGGRLALVARRADRLEEVAAKVRAAGGEPLVIVADVSDASAVARAHAEIAERQGAVQVAFLNAGIGATMPIHRFKAEIPVRAMQVNYFGAVYWIEHLLPPMLERSAGVIVGISSLAALASMPANGGYSASKAALSNLLSSLRMEAAPRGLQISTVEPGFVRSELTDQNKTPMPFLMETLDAVRIICDEVADGRAVIRFPWPMSAALRVLQTIPRPLYERIGAAMAGKMTRKKSSPTPKH; encoded by the coding sequence ATGGCCAGCCCGGAAGCCCTCTACGGAGCAGGAACCAGCATCCTCATCACCGGCGCCTCGAGCGGCATCGGGGCGGTGCTGGCCGAGCACCTCGCCCAGTACGGCGGACGTCTCGCGCTCGTGGCCCGGCGCGCGGATCGCCTCGAGGAGGTGGCGGCGAAGGTCCGCGCCGCGGGGGGCGAGCCCCTCGTGATCGTGGCCGACGTCAGCGATGCGAGCGCGGTCGCCCGAGCGCACGCGGAGATCGCCGAGCGGCAGGGCGCCGTGCAGGTGGCGTTCCTGAACGCCGGGATCGGCGCCACCATGCCCATTCACCGCTTCAAGGCCGAGATCCCGGTCCGCGCCATGCAAGTGAACTACTTCGGCGCGGTCTACTGGATCGAGCACCTGCTCCCCCCGATGCTCGAACGCAGCGCGGGCGTGATCGTCGGCATCTCCAGCCTCGCGGCGCTAGCCAGCATGCCCGCGAACGGAGGCTATTCGGCCTCGAAAGCGGCTCTGTCGAACCTCCTGTCGTCCCTGCGCATGGAGGCAGCCCCGCGTGGCCTGCAGATCTCGACGGTGGAGCCCGGCTTCGTCCGCAGCGAGCTCACCGACCAGAACAAGACCCCGATGCCCTTCTTGATGGAGACGCTCGACGCGGTCCGCATCATCTGCGATGAGGTGGCCGACGGCCGGGCGGTGATTCGCTTCCCCTGGCCCATGTCGGCGGCGTTGCGCGTGCTCCAGACCATCCCTCGACCGCTCTACGAACGCATCGGTGCCGCCATGGCCGGGAAGATGACCCGCAAGAAGTCGTCCCCCACCCCGAAGCATTGA
- a CDS encoding glycosyltransferase has translation MTETQRERPLVSVVITAYHDERTVAAAIESALAQDYAPTEVVVVLDGPKDGTAAVVRAYADRVRIIEKENGGTSSARNRGLAEARGAWIQFLDADDVLLPTKVSASLAALERSPCRADVGLIFTGYFRIDAAGKVLATHYAEEYSREKLLRVPGHVTPNPMLRRDWLLALGGYAGRYIYAEDTELYHRLGLTKAMLGVREPHFLYRASDTQKTRVMRAHEQGNLLVLEPERIRREYDELFAQVTPPWMHPVGELSRRGVLEVGLKCTHSCKFCYYSFHDGSTDQFAGMRRATMRSFDECKQILQGMAAAGLTHFDITGGEPTIHREIVDIVRYGLDELGLRARIITLGQFLLRPMGKGRKLLLDELLEAGLDDFLLSVHAVDPALFQETTGESFEKLSQVMDVLDARGFSYGSNTLVYQHNYRHLPEIAQHLIRRRVRISNFIVMNTYFRWNEDQRMLGVQARYREVKPYLEHAARILEDAGVAVNVRYGPLCAYRGLEKHFVGVLGVELDPYEWRTTLRTGQVKEHRSVAEYLEHQRAQLADAGSMFTKSYGRKCEGCAVRPICDGVDVKYAAQYGWDEFDPYPLAPGQGPVTDPMAFRAQNPRAFVVKNEGASRRELGLVASPAGLRLLAQQSFPPTVEQRLGRGDLEGAARELEQRLVGPEAPRETYPQLLAIYKELDAAEAVDRLEACLCGRDDLPTSAILLFRARVARGLVGQVPKALTVLERVDAAESDGGAETRASLSS, from the coding sequence ATGACCGAGACGCAGCGCGAACGTCCCCTCGTGTCGGTGGTGATCACCGCCTATCACGACGAGCGCACCGTGGCCGCGGCGATCGAGAGCGCGCTGGCCCAGGACTACGCCCCGACGGAGGTCGTCGTGGTGCTCGACGGCCCGAAGGACGGCACGGCCGCGGTGGTGCGGGCCTACGCCGACCGCGTGCGCATCATCGAAAAGGAGAACGGCGGCACCTCCTCGGCGCGAAACCGCGGGCTCGCGGAGGCCCGCGGCGCGTGGATCCAGTTCCTCGACGCCGATGACGTCCTCCTGCCGACGAAGGTCTCCGCCTCGCTCGCCGCGCTCGAGCGCTCCCCCTGTCGCGCCGACGTGGGGCTCATCTTCACCGGGTACTTCCGCATCGACGCAGCCGGCAAGGTGCTCGCCACGCATTACGCCGAGGAGTACAGCCGCGAGAAGCTGCTGCGCGTGCCGGGGCACGTCACGCCGAACCCCATGCTGCGTCGCGACTGGCTGCTCGCCCTCGGCGGCTACGCGGGGCGCTACATCTACGCCGAGGACACGGAGCTCTACCACCGGCTGGGGCTGACCAAGGCCATGCTGGGGGTGCGCGAGCCCCACTTCCTCTACCGCGCCTCCGACACGCAGAAGACGCGCGTGATGCGCGCCCACGAGCAAGGGAACCTGCTCGTGCTCGAGCCCGAGCGGATCCGCCGCGAGTACGACGAGCTCTTCGCCCAGGTGACCCCGCCGTGGATGCACCCCGTCGGCGAGCTGAGCCGTCGAGGCGTGCTCGAGGTCGGGCTCAAGTGCACCCACAGCTGCAAGTTCTGCTACTACAGCTTCCACGACGGCTCGACCGACCAGTTTGCCGGCATGCGCCGCGCCACGATGCGCTCGTTCGACGAGTGCAAGCAGATCCTGCAGGGGATGGCGGCGGCGGGGCTGACCCACTTCGACATTACGGGGGGCGAGCCGACGATCCACCGCGAGATCGTCGACATCGTGCGCTACGGGCTCGACGAGCTCGGGCTGCGGGCGCGCATCATCACGCTCGGGCAGTTCCTGCTGCGCCCCATGGGCAAGGGGCGCAAGCTCCTCCTCGACGAGCTGCTCGAGGCCGGGCTCGACGACTTCTTGCTCTCGGTCCACGCGGTGGATCCGGCGCTCTTCCAGGAGACGACCGGTGAGAGCTTCGAGAAACTCTCGCAGGTGATGGACGTCCTCGACGCGCGCGGCTTCTCCTACGGCTCGAACACGCTCGTCTACCAGCATAACTACCGCCACCTGCCCGAGATCGCACAGCACCTGATCCGACGTCGCGTGCGCATCTCGAACTTCATCGTCATGAACACCTACTTCCGCTGGAACGAGGACCAGCGGATGCTCGGCGTGCAGGCGCGGTATCGCGAGGTGAAGCCGTACCTCGAACACGCCGCGCGGATCCTCGAGGACGCAGGCGTGGCCGTGAACGTGCGCTACGGGCCGCTCTGCGCCTACCGCGGCCTCGAGAAGCACTTCGTGGGGGTGCTAGGCGTCGAGCTCGACCCCTACGAGTGGCGCACGACGCTGCGGACGGGGCAGGTCAAGGAGCACCGCTCGGTGGCCGAGTACCTCGAGCACCAGCGCGCGCAGCTCGCGGACGCCGGGTCGATGTTCACCAAGAGCTACGGGCGCAAGTGCGAAGGGTGTGCGGTGCGGCCGATCTGCGACGGAGTGGACGTGAAGTACGCCGCGCAGTACGGGTGGGACGAGTTCGACCCCTATCCGCTCGCCCCGGGGCAGGGCCCGGTGACCGATCCGATGGCCTTCCGGGCGCAGAATCCGCGCGCCTTCGTGGTGAAGAACGAGGGGGCGTCGCGCCGCGAGCTCGGCCTCGTCGCGTCGCCGGCGGGGCTGCGGCTGCTCGCCCAGCAGAGCTTCCCCCCGACGGTGGAGCAGCGGCTCGGTCGCGGGGACCTGGAGGGTGCGGCGCGCGAGCTCGAGCAGCGACTCGTCGGGCCGGAGGCGCCGCGCGAGACCTATCCCCAGCTGCTCGCGATCTACAAGGAGCTCGACGCGGCCGAGGCCGTGGACCGGCTGGAAGCGTGCCTCTGCGGGCGCGACGATCTGCCCACCTCGGCGATCCTACTTTTTCGCGCACGCGTGGCCCGCGGGCTCGTGGGGCAGGTGCCGAAGGCGCTCACGGTGCTCGAGCGGGTGGACGCGGCCGAGTCGGACGGCGGGGCAGAGACGCGCGCCTCCTTGAGCTCCTGA